From a region of the Blochmannia endosymbiont of Camponotus modoc genome:
- the ftsA gene encoding cell division protein FtsA, which translates to MIKASDKKLLVGLEIGTAKVATMVGEILPDGIVNVIGLGYCPSRGMDKGGVNNLESVIKCVQYSINQAELMAGCQISSVYLSLSGKHISCKNEIGMVPISEEEVTQSDVDNVVHIAKSVRVRDEHRILHVIPQDYAIDYQEGIKNPVGLSGVRMQAKVHLITCHNDMAKNIVKAVERCGLQVDQLIFSGLASSHAVLTEDERELGVCVVDLGGGTMDIAIYTAGALRHTKVIPYAGNVVTSDIAYAFGTPLSDAEIIKVRYGCALESLISKGENIEVPSVGGRPPRILQRHMLAEIIEPRYIELMMLVNKEILQLQSQLRQLNIKHHLAAGIVLTGGASLIDGLSACAQKVFHTQVRIASSINTNGITDDIKRPHYSTVIGLLHYGKESHLNNEVDIEKRITIKGWIRKVNNWLKKEF; encoded by the coding sequence ATGATCAAAGCTTCAGATAAAAAATTATTAGTAGGATTAGAAATTGGAACAGCTAAAGTTGCTACGATGGTAGGTGAAATTTTGCCTGATGGAATAGTAAATGTTATTGGGTTAGGATATTGCCCGTCACGAGGAATGGATAAGGGAGGAGTGAACAATTTAGAATCAGTAATAAAATGTGTACAATATTCTATTAATCAAGCAGAGTTAATGGCAGGTTGTCAAATTTCATCTGTTTACCTTTCTTTATCTGGAAAACATATTAGTTGTAAAAATGAAATAGGTATGGTACCTATTTCAGAAGAAGAAGTGACACAATCAGATGTGGATAATGTAGTACACATAGCTAAATCAGTTAGAGTACGCGATGAACATCGAATATTACATGTAATTCCACAGGATTATGCTATTGATTATCAAGAAGGCATTAAAAATCCAGTTGGGTTATCTGGAGTTAGAATGCAAGCCAAAGTCCATTTAATTACTTGCCATAATGATATGGCTAAAAATATCGTCAAAGCAGTAGAGCGATGTGGATTACAAGTAGATCAATTGATATTTTCTGGATTAGCTTCAAGTCATGCTGTGTTAACAGAAGATGAACGTGAATTGGGTGTCTGTGTGGTAGATCTTGGTGGCGGTACCATGGATATAGCAATATATACTGCTGGAGCTTTACGTCACACCAAAGTTATTCCATATGCTGGAAATGTAGTCACTAGTGATATTGCCTATGCTTTTGGAACACCATTATCGGATGCAGAAATAATTAAAGTTCGTTATGGTTGTGCTTTAGAATCATTAATTAGTAAAGGAGAAAATATTGAAGTTCCAAGCGTCGGAGGTAGACCACCTCGTATTTTGCAACGTCATATGTTGGCAGAAATCATTGAACCTCGATATATTGAATTAATGATGTTGGTTAATAAAGAAATATTACAGTTACAGTCACAACTTCGTCAACTTAATATTAAACATCATCTTGCAGCAGGGATTGTGTTAACAGGAGGGGCATCTCTTATAGATGGATTATCAGCTTGTGCTCAAAAAGTGTTTCATACACAAGTTCGTATCGCATCTTCTATAAATACAAACGGGATAACAGATGATATAAAAAGGCCTCATTATTCTACTGTTATTGGATTATTACATTATGGGAAAGAATCTCATTTGAATAATGAGGTAGATATAGAAAAAAGAATAACAATTAAAGGTTGGATAAGAAAAGTAAACAATTGGTTAAAAAAAGAATTTTAG
- a CDS encoding cell division protein FtsQ/DivIB, with product MIIKYVLKQRYKLQHQLLDWMLIFVVTISIVWSAYKIREWIHNACCSPVSYMIVTGKRHYTTDTDIDQLLVKLGVLGTFITQDVNIIQKRIESLPWIQQVSVRKQWPDTLKIHIIEYIPLTYWNDFQIISTTGIIFKVPKEYRDNYKKVMPSLYGPEGSERAVLSNYYAFNEILKSIKFQIKSVQMDARCSWQLILQDNIHLKLGRNNIIERLYYFIKIYPILIQKINDNNTCIDYIDLRYRSGFAVRWGSNSITPVFCGK from the coding sequence GTGATAATTAAATATGTTTTAAAACAAAGATATAAATTGCAGCATCAATTATTAGATTGGATGCTAATATTTGTTGTTACAATTAGTATTGTTTGGAGTGCTTATAAAATAAGAGAATGGATTCATAATGCTTGTTGTAGCCCTGTATCTTACATGATAGTCACTGGAAAACGGCATTATACTACTGACACTGATATCGATCAACTCCTAGTAAAACTAGGAGTATTAGGTACATTTATAACACAGGATGTTAACATTATTCAAAAACGAATTGAAAGTTTGCCATGGATTCAGCAAGTTAGTGTTAGGAAACAATGGCCAGACACATTAAAAATTCATATAATAGAATATATTCCTTTAACATACTGGAATGATTTTCAAATAATTAGTACAACAGGAATTATATTTAAAGTACCTAAAGAATATCGAGATAACTACAAAAAAGTAATGCCATCTTTGTATGGACCAGAAGGCAGCGAACGGGCTGTATTGTCTAATTATTATGCGTTTAATGAGATATTAAAATCTATCAAATTTCAAATAAAATCAGTACAAATGGATGCACGCTGCTCATGGCAACTGATTTTACAAGATAATATCCATCTAAAATTAGGTAGAAATAATATAATCGAACGATTATATTATTTCATTAAAATTTATCCTATTCTTATTCAGAAAATTAACGACAATAATACATGTATTGATTATATAGATTTACGTTATCGTTCAGGATTTGCTGTAAGATGGGGCTCAAACTCGATCACTCCTGTATTTTGTGGCAAATAG